The genomic region CATTCCTTCGCTCGCGTCATACGTAACTGGACTACATAGTCCGTCACATTCACCTCATACTCTTTCTTGAATACCTTGCTGAGATATTCCTTACTGACAAAAAAGATCTGGGCGAGCTGCTCCAGTGTAATCATCTCCATGCAGTGCTGCTCAATGTATTGCTTCACCTCGTCCAGGTTCAGTTTGTTCTTGAATTTACGCCGTCCAATCAGCTGCTCTAAAGCCTGGTAGTACGGCGCGGATATCCAATCGATTGTGGATTCGATGGAAGCCAGCGCTGTCGAAGGAGGTAGCGCCGTTGCCACTGGCCGCTCGTACAAGCCATTGGAGACGCACAGTTCATCCAGTAGAGCCTGTAATTCATAGGCTACGCGCCCAAGTTGCCGGGGCCTATGAATCTCGCATCGTTCCAGCTTCTGCTGCAATTGCTGGAACCATTCCCCCAAACTCTGAATGTTCAGGTCATTAAACCGCAAGCGAGCCTGCTGCTGAAACAAAGAGAAATCACCCGCAAACGCAGAGGGATAGGATTCCCATGATTCAGGCGCTGATTCAACCTTTTCCAATTCTTTTGCACATTTGGCAAGTACACCATTCAGTTCATCCGGATTCACCGGTTTGAGCAGATAATCCGCAGCCCGATGCCGGATCGCGTGTTTTGCATAATTGAAGTCGTCATATCCACTCACCACGATCACCTTGATTTGTGGGTATTCTCCGCTCAGCGTCTGTAAAAGCTCCACACCGTCGGTGCCTGGCATCCGCATGTCCGTAATGATAATGTGAGGCTGATGCTGCTTGACCAGTTGTATAGCCTGCTCGCCATCCTCTGCCTCACCTGCAACAGTCATGCCGAGTTCATCCCAATCCCCGAGGTTGCGCAAAATATCCCGGTTCCACGGTTCATCGTCCACCAGCAGTACTCTGTACAGTTCCTTGTTCACAAGGCTTCGCCTCCTGTATTGCAGGGAATTCGTACCGTAACGCTCGTCCCCTGTCCGTATTCACTTTCCATGCTCATCCCATATTCAGGTCCAAAATGCATTATAATTCGTGAGGCCGCATTGACCAGTCCAATACTTGTACCTGAACTCCATACTCGATCTGCCTGCCGGGTAAGCCGCTCCAGTCTGGACTGCATTTCCCCTAGTTTCTCAGCATCCATACCCACACCGTTATCACGAATTCGAATGGTTACATCTTTGGGTTCACAGACGACCTCAATGCCCAGTTTCCACTCACCCTGCTTCTTCTCCAATCCATGTAAAAATGCGTTCTCCACAATC from Paenibacillus sp. FSL R5-0341 harbors:
- a CDS encoding response regulator, which produces MNKELYRVLLVDDEPWNRDILRNLGDWDELGMTVAGEAEDGEQAIQLVKQHQPHIIITDMRMPGTDGVELLQTLSGEYPQIKVIVVSGYDDFNYAKHAIRHRAADYLLKPVNPDELNGVLAKCAKELEKVESAPESWESYPSAFAGDFSLFQQQARLRFNDLNIQSLGEWFQQLQQKLERCEIHRPRQLGRVAYELQALLDELCVSNGLYERPVATALPPSTALASIESTIDWISAPYYQALEQLIGRRKFKNKLNLDEVKQYIEQHCMEMITLEQLAQIFFVSKEYLSKVFKKEYEVNVTDYVVQLRMTRAKEWVMDEQIPFKHIAEMAGYEDVSYFYRVFKKHFGVSPGEMRKGQPRISGNSSSITE